The following are encoded together in the Brassica napus cultivar Da-Ae chromosome A9, Da-Ae, whole genome shotgun sequence genome:
- the LOC106367675 gene encoding ethylene-overproduction protein 1 → MQHQHNLFTTMRSLNLAEGCKGAQVYAPPPPPQPNNNATGGVGDKFLQHLQDHLRVNSIRSKSSRTYPQANVVVSPESLLPFGLPLTDLLEPRIDPSLKFPDLVDKMAQVYRRIDNCDQSERSGAYLEQCAVFKGLSDPKLFRRSLRSSRQHAIDVHAKVVLSSWLRFERREDELIGTTSMDCCGRILECPKATLVTGYDPETVYDPCLCSGGASDEVQECSTSEEALDYDMSFCIGDEEVRCVRYKIASLSRPFKAMLYGGFNEMKRGTINFTHNGISVEGMRAAEIFSRTKRLDDFPPHVVLELLKLANRFCCDEMKSSCDEHLAHLVGTLDEAMLLIEYGLEESAYLLVAACLQVFLRELPSSMHNPNVIKIFCSVEGRERLASLGHASFKLYFFLSQIAMEDDMKSNTTVMILERLVECAVESWEKQLACHQLGVVMLERKEYKDAQRWFNTAVEAGHLYSLVGVARSKFKRDHRYSAYKIINSLISDHVPTGWMHQERSLYCSGKEKLLDLDTATELDPTLTFPYKFRAVALVEENQFGAAISELNKILGFKASPDCLEMRAWISIGKEDYEGALKDIRALLTLEPNFMMFNGKIHADHMVELLRPLAQQRSQADCWMQLFDHWSTVDDIGSLAVVHDMLANDPGNSLLRFRQSLLLLRLNCQKAAMRCLRLARNHSKLKHERLVYEGWILYDTGHREEALAKAEESISTQRSFEAFFLKAYALADSTLDPKSAEYVIQLLEEALRCPSDALRKGQALNNLGSVYVDCEKLDLAGDCYTNALNIKHTRAHQGLARVYHLKNQRKAAYDEMTKLIEKAQNNASAYEKRSEYCDREMAQSDLSLATQLDPLRTYPYRYRAAVLMDDHKENEAIEELSRAISFKPDLQLLHLRAAFYDSMGEGASAIKDCEAALCIDPGHTDTLELYHKAREANTTDQK, encoded by the exons TCAGCATAATCTATTCACCACAATGCGAAGTTTAAATCTTGCAGAAGGTTGCAAAGGCGCACAAGTCTATGCACCCCCTCCTCCTCCACAACCTAATAACAACGCGACCGGAGGAGTCGGTGACAAGTTCCTCCAACACCTCCAAGACCACCTCCGCGTCAACTCAATCCGATCCAAATCAAGCCGAACCTACCCTCAAGCAAACGTCGTCGTTTCACCTGAATCCCTCCTCCCTTTCGGCCTCCCTTTAACAGATCTCCTCGAGCCTCGGATCGATCCTTCCTTGAAGTTCCCCGACTTGGTCGACAAGATGGCTCAGGTCTACCGTCGGATCGACAACTGCGATCAATCGGAGAGATCCGGAGCTTACTTGGAGCAGTGCGCCGTCTTCAAAGGCTTATCGGATCCGAAGCTTTTCCGGCGGAGTCTCCGATCGTCTCGGCAGCACGCGATTGACGTTCACGCGAAGGTCGTGTTGTCTTCCTGGCTTCGATTCGAGAGGAGGGAGGATGAGCTCATCGGAACGACCTCTATGGATTGCTGCGGGAGAATCTTGGAGTGCCCTAAGGCGACTCTTGTCACCGGGTATGATCCGGAAACGGTTTACGATCCGTGTCTCTGCTCCGGAGGAGCTTCCGATGAGGTTCAAGAATGCTCCACTTCTGAGGAAGCGTTGGACTACGACATGTCCTTTTGTATAGGCGACGAGGAGGTTCGTTGCGTGAGGTACAAGATTGCTTCTTTGTCAAGACCGTTCAAGGCGATGTTGTACGGAGGGTTTAACGAAATGAAGCGAGGGACGATCAACTTCACGCACAATGGAATCTCCGTGGAAGGGATGAGAGCTGCTGAGATCTTCAGCAGGACCAAGAGGTTGGATGACTTCCCTCCTCATGTAGTCTTGGAGCTCCTCAAGCTCGCGAATAGGTTCTGCTGTGATGAGATGAAGTCATCTTGCGATGAGCATCTGGCGCATCTCGTTGGGACGCTTGACGAGGCGATGCTGTTGATTGAGTATGGGTTAGAAGAGTCTGCGTACCTTCTTGTGGCGGCTTGTCTCCAGGTTTTTCTGAGAGAGTTGCCGAGCTCGATGCATAATCCGAATGTTATAAAGATCTTTTGCAGCGTTGAGGGAAGGGAGAGGTTGGCGTCTCTTGGACACGCTTCTTTTAAgttgtatttctttttgagcCAGATTGCTATGGAGGATGATATGAAGTCTAACACCACTGTGATGATTCTGGAGCGTTTGGTTGAATGCGCGGTGGAGAGTTGGGAGAAGCAGCTCGCGTGTCACCAGTTAGGGGTGGTGATGCTGGAGAGGAAAGAGTATAAAGATGCTCAGAGATGGTTTAACACGGCGGTCGAGGCTGGTCATCTTTACTCGCTGGTGGGAGTTGCTAGGTCTAAGTTCAAGCGTGATCATAGATACTCGGCTTATAAGATCATCAACTCGCTCATCTCGGATCACGTACCTACTGGGTGGATGCATCAGGAGAGGTCTTTGTATTGCAGCGGGAAAGAAAAGctgcttgatttggatacagcGACCGAGTTAGACCCGACTTTGACGTTCCCTTACAAGTTCAGGGCGGTGGCTTTGGTGGAGGAGAATCAGTTTGGTGCTGCCATCTCGGAGTTGAACAAGATTCTTGGATTCAAGGCCTCTCCTGACTGTCTGGAGATGAGGGCGTGGATATCTATAGGTAAGGAGGATTACGAGGGGGCTTTGAAAGATATTCGAGCGCTTTTGACATTGGAGCCGAACTTTATGATGTTTAACGGGAAAATCCATGCTGATCATATGGTGGAGCTGCTACGCCCGCTGGCTCAGCAGCGGAGCCAGGCTGATTGCTGGATGCAGCTGTTTGATCATTGGTCTACTGTTGATGATATTGGATCTCTAGCAGTTGTTCATGATATGCTTGCAAATGATCCAGGGAATAGTCTTTTGCGTTTCAGACAGTCTCTTCTTCTGCTACG GCTAAATTGTCAAAAGGCAGCAATGCGTTGTCTAAGGCTGGCTCGAAACCATTCGAAGCTTAAGCATGAGAGACTTGTGTATGAAGGATGGATATTGTATGATACAGGCCACCGCGAGGAAGCTCTGGCCAAGGCTGAGGAGTCTATTTCCACGCAAAGATCTTTCGAAGCGTTTTTCCTCAAAGCTTATGCTCTTGCTGACTCTACGCTCGACCCAAAGTCCGCAGAGTACGTTATCCAGCTCCTTGAAGAAGCACTTCGTTGCCCCTCAGATGCTCTTCGTAAGGGACAA GCTTTGAACAATCTGGGGAGCGTGTATGTGGATTGTGAGAAGCTCGATCTTGCAGGTGATTGCTATACGAACGCGCTCAACATCAAGCACACACGAGCACACCAAGGTCTTGCACGTGTTTATCATCTGAAAAACCAGCGTAAAGCTGCTTATGACGAGATGACAAAGCTAATAGAGAAAGCTCAGAACAATGCGTCGGCATATGAGAAGCGGTCTGAATATTGTGACCGTGAGATGGCACAGAGCGACCTTAGCCTAGCAACACAACTAGACCCTCTCCGTACCTATCCTTATAGATACAGAGCTGCAG TTCTTATGGATGACCACAAAGAAAATGAAGCCATAGAGGAGCTTTCGAGGGCGATATCATTTAAACCAGATCTGCAGCTGTTACATTTACGGGCAGCGTTCTATGATTCAATGGGAGAAGGAGCATCTGCCATCAAAGACTGTGAAGCAGCGTTGTGTATTGATCCAGGTCATACAGATACACTCGAGCTCTACCACAAAGCTCGTGAAGCAAATACTACCGACCAAAAGTAG
- the LOC106364821 gene encoding uncharacterized protein LOC106364821, with amino-acid sequence MILFLTIEEMMDMNRSRRLNFNAPFLSTKRHDVNQEKVPGQCPEASVPFCWETTPGMPKNMSHLKHDPESETPRLKLPPGRLKMHVDGEDNDFDGASEGLTPARLLRLTKRDNHEHFHHRDRDMVDVLSLTQAIDMVEQPKDSVTESDDGTSGGGDSNGYLTMESTERSEDMSPSYIIERFLPDAAALAAVTSAASQRRKNRLSYLSTTVRQSCFSPKACGLHVLLPWSTKHRICGVKDTFSPSSHINLQTKFITKDN; translated from the exons ATGATATTGTTTCTTACTATTGAAGAAATGATGGATATGAACCGATCTCGGAGGCTAAACTTCAATGCTCCCTTCTTGTCGACCAAACGCCATGATGTCAACCAAGAGAAGGTACCAGGGCAGTGTCCTGAAGCCTCTGTTCCTTTCTGTTGGGAAACTACTCCTGGAATGCCCAAGAACATGTCTCACTTGAAACATGACCCTGAATCCGAGACACCACGTCTCAAACTTCCTCCAGGAAGATTGAAG ATGCACGTTGATGGTGAAGACAACGACTTTGATGGTGCCAGTGAAGGCCTAACACCAGCTAGATTGTTGCGTTTGACGAAACGCGACAATCATGAACATTTTCATCATAGGGACCGAGACATGGTCGATGTCTTGTCACTCACGCAAGCTATAGACATGGTCGAACAACCAAAAGATAGCGTTACGGAATCGGATGATGGAACCAGCGGAGGAGGTGACTCGAACGGCTACTTAACTATGGAGAGCACAGAGAGAAGCGAAGACATGTCACCAAGCTACATAATAGAGCGGTTTCTGCCTGATGCAGCGGCTCTAGCGGCCGTGACATCAGCGGCAAGCCAGAGGAGGAAGAATAGACTCTCTTATTTGAGTACAACAGTGAGGCAATCTTGTTTTTCACCAAAGGCTTGTGGGTTGCATGTGTTGCTGCCTTGGAGCACTAAGCATAGGATTTGTGGCGTCAAAGACACATTTTCTCCCTCTTCCCACATTAACTTGCAAACCAAGTTTATTACAAAAGATAACTAG
- the LOC106367674 gene encoding putative receptor-like protein kinase At5g39000, which translates to MSRQAFLILSILLSVAVVGEGATAAYDPTDLFLFNCGATSDNTDNTGRKWTAENRQTLSSNAVNASFSSDASFQESGVPQVPYMKARIFRSDFTYSFPVSPGWKYLRLYFYPTRYESGFDAVASFFSVTVNGFTLLKNFSASLTVTASKHVLIKEFIVPVHQTLNLTFTPSANSPAFVNGIEIVSMPDGFYSKGGFDDRVINVGSDVEYQIDNTTSFETVYRLNVAGQDVGDTGMFRRWLSDDGFFLSENAGIRPVVEDVKINYTDKTPAYVAPEDVYETYRTMGNVDNPLLNLNFNLTWLFTVDAGFTYLVRLHFCETLPEVTEPGQRVFSIFLRKQMAKIEMDVIQLSGGSRVPMYLDFVLVHVGSENELRTDLQIDLHPFSAIVPKYLDAILNGLEILKLSDSDGNLAGPNPNSSRTPDSVTQDIQKGKKKSHSLVIITLAVVGSAILLAMFVVAIIIIKKNKKKKIELSVDNTSKPTDSSWTHLPLVTGSSHTRSATSLPSDLCRRFSIQEIKSATNNFEKELIVGVGGFGPVYKGRIDGGATLVAVKRLEISSNQGAKEFDTELEMLTMLRHIHLVSLIGYCDDEEEMVLVYEYMPHGTLRDHLYKRNKVADGPLSWKRRLEICIGAARGLQYLHTGAKHMIIHRDIKTTNILLDENYVAKVSDFGLSKVGPTSASQTHVSTVVKGSFGYLDPEYYRRQVLTEKSDVYSFGVVLFEVVCCRPVKLENVPREETDLVRWVKSNYKKGTVDQIVDADLTADITLVSLEKFCEIAVRCVQDRGIERPSMNDVVWALEFALQLHETATNKNGVESLDLPTRDEVGATTEGEDDLFSKTTGRVSTTDDDSARLAGDEKSGSSWGVFSEIKEPKAR; encoded by the coding sequence ATGTCACGTCAAGCTTTCCTAATTCTCTCCATTCTACTCTCCGTCGCCGTCGTCGGAGAAGGAGCAACGGCGGCGTACGATCCCACGGATCTATTTCTCTTCAACTGCGGCGCCACCTCCGATAACACAGACAACACTGGCCGCAAATGGACGGCGGAGAATCGTCAAACTCTGTCGTCGAACGCAGTCAACGCCTCTTTCTCTTCAGATGCATCTTTCCAAGAATCTGGTGTTCCTCAAGTGCCGTACATGAAAGCTCGGATTTTCCGATCGGACTTCACTTACAGTTTTCCAGTCTCCCCCGGCTGGAAATATCTCCGGCTGTACTTTTACCCGACCCGGTACGAATCGGGCTTCGACGCCGTCGCTTCCTTCTTCTCCGTCACCGTCAACGGTTTCACTCTTTTGAAAAACTTCAGCGCTAGCTTAACGGTAACTGCTTCCAAACATGTTTTGATCAAAGAGTTTATCGTTCCTGTTCACCAGACGTTAAATCTCACGTTCACGCCGTCTGCTAACTCGCCAGCTTTCGTTAACGGAATCGAGATTGTCTCCATGCCTGATGGGTTTTACTCCAAGGGAGGATTTGACGATAGAGTAATCAACGTCGGCAGCGACGTTGAATACCAAATCGACAACACGACGTCGTTCGAGACCGTTTACCGCTTAAACGTAGCCGGACAAGACGTGGGCGACACGGGGATGTTCCGAAGATGGCTCTCCGATGACGGTTTCTTCCTCAGTGAGAATGCAGGAATCAGACCGGTGGTAGAAGATGTGAAGATAAACTACACAGACAAAACTCCCGCGTACGTCGCGCCCGAAGACGTGTACGAGACGTATCGTACGATGGGGAACGTCGACAACCCTTTACTCAACCTGAATTTCAACTTGACGTGGCTCTTCACGGTCGATGCCGGGTTTACCTACCTCGTTAGGCTTCATTTCTGTGAGACTCTACCTGAAGTAACCGAACCGGGACAACGtgtcttctccatcttcttgAGAAAGCAGATGGCGAAGATAGAGATGGATGTGATTCAGCTGAGCGGCGGTTCTCGGGTTCCGATGTATCTAGACTTCGTTCTAGTACACGTGGGCTCCGAAAATGAGCTTAGAACTGATTTACAAATTGACTTGCATCCTTTCAGCGCCATTGTTCCTAAATATCTCGACGCTATTCTGAACGGTTTAGAGATTCTCAAGCTTAGTGATTCTGACGGTAATCTCGCTGGACCTAATCCGAATTCAAGTCGTACACCAGACTCGGTCACGCAGGAtatacaaaaaggaaaaaagaagtcGCATAGTTTGGTTATAATAACATTGGCAGTCGTTGGTTCTGCGATTTTGCTAGCAATGTTTGTTGTTGCTATCATCATCataaagaagaataagaagaagaaaatagagCTTAGTGTAGATAACACGAGCAAGCCTACGGACTCGTCGTGGACTCATCTCCCACTTGTCACTGGGTCCTCGCATACCAGATCGGCTACATCTCTCCCATCTGATCTCTGCCGTAGATTCTCAATCCAGGAAATCAAATCCGCCACAAACAATTTCGAGAAAGAGCTAATCGTCGGAGTGGGCGGGTTTGGTCCGGTCTACAAAGGAAGAATCGACGGTGGAGCCACGCTTGTGGCTGTTAAAAGGTTAGAAATCTCATCGAACCAAGGCGCTAAAGAGTTCGACACCGAGCTCGAGATGCTCACGATGCTCCGCCACATACATCTCGTCTCCTTAATCGGATATTGCGACGATGAGGAAGAGATGGTTCTTGTCTACGAGTATATGCCACATGGCACACTCAGAGACCATCTCTACAAGAGAAACAAGGTTGCTGATGGCCCGTTGTCGTGGAAACGGAGGTTAGAGATATGCATTGGAGCTGCTCGAGGACTACAGTATCTCCATACAGGCGCGAAGCACATGATCATACATAGAGACATCAAAACGACCAACATACTTCTTGATGAGAACTACGTAGCTAAAGTCTCCGACTTTGGGTTGTCTAAAGTGGGTCCTACTAGTGCCTCTCAAACGCACGTCTCGACCGTCGTTAAAGGTTCGTTTGGTTACTTGGACCCTGAGTATTACCGCCGTCAAGTATTGACGGAAAAATCTGACGTGTACTCATTTGGAGTAGTTCTGTTCGAAGTTGTGTGTTGTAGACCGGTCAAACTCGAAAATGTCCCACGGGAAGAAACAGATTTGGTACGATGGGTGAAGTCAAATTACAAAAAAGGAACCGTCGATCAGATCGTTGACGCAGATCTGACGGCTGATATCACTCTTGTATCGCTGGAGAAGTTCTGTGAGATTGCAGTGAGATGTGTTCAAGATCGTGGTATCGAACGGCCATCGATGAACGACGTCGTGTGGGCGCTTGAGTTTGCGCTTCAACTTCACGAGACAGCTACGAATAAGAACGGCGTGGAGTCTCTGGACCTACCGACACGTGACGAGGTAGGTGCGACGACTGAAGGAGAAGATGATTTGTTTAGTAAGACTACAGGACGTGTGTCGACGACCGACGATGATTCTGCTCGTCTTGCTGGTGATGAGAAGAGCGGATCCAGTTGGGGAGTGTTTTCAGAGATCAAAGAACCCAAAGCACGGTAG